The following are from one region of the Bacillus thuringiensis genome:
- a CDS encoding DUF2187 family protein: protein MEHKTEVTIGDYVQFLYRKNPNLELTGYVVSVLQNTIVVDITEIMGFEVDDVRQVVKHGYYNKVNQRQIKNNVSKKCS, encoded by the coding sequence ATGGAGCATAAAACAGAAGTAACAATTGGGGATTATGTTCAATTTTTATATCGTAAAAATCCTAATTTAGAATTAACCGGATATGTAGTCAGTGTTCTACAGAATACAATTGTTGTAGATATTACAGAGATAATGGGATTTGAAGTAGATGATGTTAGGCAAGTAGTAAAACACGGATACTATAATAAAGTGAATCAAAGGCAAATAAAAAATAATGTTTCAAAAAAATGCTCCTAG
- a CDS encoding macrolide family glycosyltransferase, producing MAKVLMFNFPGEGHINPTIALVEELIKRGEEVIYYCVEKYRSKIENTGALFRPYENFIAQIDMVKRMSRQMDSQELLLHMVKSMDKIIEVILEEVKEEEYDYVIYDNNFAVGWIIAEVLQLPKISSCTTFAITKKIASALMKNHGEENKKSPLYQEVICIFKKWEDMYGITLNEKQNVMTCPGDITIVYTSKLYQPNVEEFDDSYIFVGPSIAQRKDVDSFSLEQEKGNKLIFISMGTVFNQQPDFYYTCFEAFRDSSVTVILAIGEQNDISQLDNIPSNFKLYNYVPQLDILQHTDLFITHGGMNSSSESLYFSVPMLVIPVMGDQPIVAQRIEELEAGVQLDRNLLTPEILRNTAIHVLSNNIYTKNSHRIGKSLKNAGGYNKAVDEIETFKFKMCIE from the coding sequence ATGGCAAAAGTTCTAATGTTTAATTTTCCAGGAGAAGGACATATTAATCCGACAATTGCACTTGTCGAAGAACTAATAAAAAGAGGCGAGGAAGTTATTTACTATTGCGTAGAAAAGTATAGAAGTAAAATAGAGAATACAGGAGCTTTATTTCGACCATATGAAAATTTCATAGCACAAATAGACATGGTAAAAAGAATGAGTAGGCAAATGGATTCTCAAGAACTATTATTACACATGGTAAAATCCATGGATAAAATAATAGAGGTAATTTTAGAAGAAGTAAAAGAAGAAGAATACGATTATGTTATATATGATAATAATTTTGCTGTTGGCTGGATCATAGCAGAAGTACTACAATTACCTAAAATTTCTTCATGTACAACATTTGCCATTACTAAAAAGATAGCCTCTGCTCTTATGAAAAATCATGGAGAAGAAAATAAAAAATCCCCTTTATATCAGGAAGTCATTTGTATCTTTAAAAAATGGGAAGATATGTATGGAATTACTCTTAATGAAAAACAGAATGTGATGACATGCCCAGGGGATATTACAATTGTATATACATCAAAATTGTATCAACCAAATGTCGAAGAATTTGATGATTCTTATATATTTGTCGGGCCCTCTATTGCACAGCGTAAAGATGTAGATTCTTTTTCCTTAGAACAGGAAAAGGGAAATAAGCTTATTTTTATTTCTATGGGAACAGTATTTAACCAGCAACCCGACTTTTATTACACATGTTTTGAAGCATTTCGAGATAGCTCGGTTACTGTCATATTAGCTATAGGGGAACAAAATGATATTAGTCAATTAGATAATATTCCTTCTAATTTTAAGCTATATAATTATGTTCCTCAATTAGATATTCTACAACATACTGATTTATTTATTACACATGGGGGAATGAATAGTTCCAGTGAAAGCTTATATTTTAGTGTTCCTATGCTAGTTATTCCAGTTATGGGAGATCAACCTATAGTTGCTCAAAGAATAGAAGAATTAGAAGCCGGAGTCCAGTTAGATCGTAATTTGCTTACTCCGGAAATATTACGTAATACAGCAATTCATGTGTTATCAAATAATATTTATACAAAAAATAGCCATAGAATTGGAAAATCTTTAAAAAATGCTGGAGGATATAACAAGGCAGTCGATGAAATTGAAACCTTTAAATTTAAAATGTGTATTGAGTAA
- a CDS encoding IS3 family transposase, giving the protein MENFFSHFKAECFYLTSFRKANEVKLAVRKYIHFYNHQRFQKKLNNLCPYKYRTQVA; this is encoded by the coding sequence ATGGAAAACTTCTTCAGTCACTTTAAGGCAGAGTGTTTTTATTTAACCTCATTCCGTAAAGCGAATGAGGTTAAACTTGCCGTACGCAAATATATACATTTTTATAATCATCAAAGATTTCAAAAGAAATTAAATAACCTGTGTCCATATAAATATAGAACTCAGGTTGCTTAG
- a CDS encoding alpha/beta fold hydrolase — translation MCIDILGDKNKSLPKKGFTDRLSYALWLKEVLHTLEINSTNIVGLSYGALHTVNFLTFFPEKVNKAVIMSPAATYIPFHPLFFSYALGMMNSREGVEKFSGWIFENRYTVHPYIQEQLIAGMMWNNSVKNETLTEQGFPYIFTNQELAEIQTPMLLMLGENEVMYNPIEAFKCAENSSPNLTVELVKDVGHLMSMENPQYINDRILEFFNK, via the coding sequence ATGTGTATTGATATTTTAGGAGATAAAAATAAAAGCCTTCCAAAAAAAGGATTTACAGATCGCTTAAGTTATGCACTATGGTTAAAAGAAGTATTACATACATTAGAAATTAATAGCACGAACATTGTAGGATTGTCATATGGTGCTTTGCATACTGTTAACTTCTTGACATTTTTTCCAGAGAAGGTAAATAAGGCTGTAATAATGAGTCCTGCAGCAACGTATATTCCTTTTCATCCTTTGTTTTTTTCCTATGCTTTAGGAATGATGAATAGTAGGGAAGGGGTCGAGAAATTTTCAGGGTGGATTTTTGAGAATCGATACACTGTTCATCCTTATATTCAAGAACAATTGATAGCAGGAATGATGTGGAATAATTCAGTGAAAAATGAAACTCTAACAGAACAGGGATTTCCATATATTTTTACGAACCAAGAGTTAGCCGAAATTCAAACGCCTATGCTGCTAATGTTAGGGGAGAATGAAGTAATGTATAACCCAATAGAAGCTTTCAAATGTGCCGAAAATTCATCACCCAATCTAACTGTAGAATTGGTGAAAGATGTAGGGCATTTGATGTCCATGGAGAATCCTCAATATATAAATGATCGTATTTTAGAATTTTTTAATAAATAG
- a CDS encoding glycerophosphodiester phosphodiesterase family protein produces MNKLKRLLKRKTTWIILILFVFVYVNNSSFFAKRDDGIPLLLAHRGLSQTFSMEEIESDTCTAERINKPEHSYLENTIPSMEAAFKAGADLVEFDVQPTKDNNFVIFHDWTLDCRTNGKGVTRDFTTKELQALDIGYGYTADGGKTFPFRGKGINLMPTLDEVLTHFPDRSFLIHIKSDDENEGIQLATHLKKLPAKRLDQLTVYGGDKPIAAIKERIPSLRTMSKATMKKDLITYMVLGWTGYIPSSLKHGELHIPDKVAPWLWGWPNRFLNRMDKADTRVIVVGGNGFGFSSGFDSSEDIKRLPDDYTGGIWTNQIDKIAPLFKK; encoded by the coding sequence ATGAACAAACTAAAAAGGTTATTGAAACGTAAAACGACTTGGATAATTCTTATCCTATTCGTATTTGTTTATGTAAATAACAGTTCTTTTTTTGCTAAGAGGGACGATGGAATTCCTCTTCTTCTTGCTCACCGAGGACTTTCGCAAACATTTAGCATGGAAGAGATTGAGAGTGATACATGTACAGCAGAACGTATAAATAAACCTGAACATTCTTATTTAGAAAATACAATTCCATCTATGGAAGCGGCATTTAAAGCTGGAGCTGATTTAGTAGAGTTTGATGTTCAACCAACTAAAGATAATAATTTTGTTATTTTTCATGACTGGACTCTTGATTGCCGTACTAATGGTAAAGGTGTTACAAGAGATTTTACAACAAAAGAATTACAAGCACTTGATATTGGTTACGGTTATACAGCTGATGGGGGTAAAACATTCCCGTTTCGTGGCAAAGGGATTAATCTTATGCCAACACTTGATGAAGTACTTACCCATTTTCCAGACCGTTCTTTTCTTATTCATATTAAAAGTGATGATGAAAATGAAGGAATTCAATTGGCTACTCACCTCAAGAAATTACCAGCGAAGCGCCTTGATCAACTAACTGTATATGGTGGCGATAAACCAATTGCTGCGATAAAAGAGCGCATCCCTAGTTTACGAACAATGTCAAAAGCGACCATGAAAAAAGATCTTATTACTTATATGGTATTAGGGTGGACTGGCTACATACCTTCAAGCCTGAAGCATGGAGAGTTACATATACCAGACAAAGTAGCACCTTGGCTTTGGGGATGGCCAAATCGTTTTCTTAATCGAATGGATAAAGCAGATACTCGAGTTATCGTTGTAGGAGGAAATGGGTTTGGATTTTCAAGTGGATTTGACTCATCTGAAGATATAAAACGCCTTCCTGACGATTATACAGGTGGAATTTGGACAAATCAAATTGATAAAATAGCACCTTTATTTAAGAAATAA
- a CDS encoding GNAT family N-acetyltransferase gives MITELYTQRLHLRKTKESDSLSLFKIWSDPDVTEFMNIINFTTEDQAKDMIRFLNELAQSNKALRFTIIEAKSNQIIGSCGYNFLDFENSKTEIGYDISKAFWGKGYAPEAISALLDYAFTNLKLNRIEAKVEPENLNSISVLKKLKFTLEGTLRKSEKSNGKFIDLSIYSKLITD, from the coding sequence TTGATTACAGAATTATACACACAAAGATTACATTTAAGAAAAACAAAAGAATCCGATTCATTAAGTTTATTTAAAATATGGTCTGATCCAGATGTTACGGAATTCATGAATATTATTAATTTCACTACTGAGGATCAAGCAAAAGACATGATTAGATTTCTAAACGAGCTGGCTCAAAGTAATAAAGCGCTCCGATTTACTATTATCGAAGCAAAATCTAATCAAATCATTGGTTCATGTGGTTATAATTTCTTAGATTTCGAAAACTCTAAAACTGAGATTGGTTATGATATTTCAAAAGCATTCTGGGGCAAAGGATATGCACCTGAAGCAATCTCCGCTTTATTAGACTATGCATTTACTAATTTAAAGCTAAACCGCATTGAAGCAAAAGTTGAACCTGAGAATCTAAATTCCATAAGTGTTTTAAAAAAATTAAAATTCACGTTAGAAGGAACGCTAAGAAAAAGTGAAAAATCAAATGGAAAATTCATTGATTTAAGTATCTATTCAAAATTAATAACTGATTGA
- a CDS encoding IS3 family transposase, with protein sequence MIKGTKHIKRHKGLEEKRGKAKGLGLGRPRTKPEDSEAKIKRLEAENEMLETGYTVTLLCAIAGVNRSGYYKWIKRHAVPSKRKLADTAFKKKILECHTKLRGIYEYRRIQVWLKATYNFHLNHKRIQRLMSELGIKAIIRKKRPYYGKKEAYLIPDNHLNRDFQASRPNEKWVTDITYLIFNGQRLYLSAIKDLYNNEIVAYEISRRNDLKLVLDTLKKAKKKRHVKGILLHSDPGFQYTSRQYNQLLKKISDEGKYVSKGQLLG encoded by the coding sequence TTGATTAAAGGAACAAAGCATATAAAAAGACACAAAGGACTAGAAGAAAAACGTGGGAAAGCAAAAGGTCTCGGTTTAGGTAGACCAAGAACGAAACCTGAAGATTCAGAGGCTAAGATTAAGCGATTAGAAGCGGAGAATGAGATGTTAGAAACAGGATATACAGTTACTCTATTATGTGCCATTGCTGGTGTAAACCGAAGTGGCTATTACAAATGGATAAAGCGACACGCAGTGCCTTCTAAAAGAAAATTAGCGGACACTGCATTCAAGAAAAAAATATTGGAGTGTCATACAAAACTAAGAGGGATTTATGAATATAGAAGAATACAAGTGTGGCTGAAAGCCACATATAATTTTCATTTGAATCATAAGCGTATCCAAAGATTAATGAGTGAATTAGGTATCAAAGCTATAATTAGGAAAAAACGACCTTATTACGGAAAAAAAGAGGCGTATTTGATTCCAGATAACCATCTAAATAGAGACTTTCAAGCTTCAAGACCAAATGAGAAATGGGTAACAGATATTACCTACTTAATTTTCAATGGACAGCGCTTGTACTTATCTGCCATTAAGGATTTATATAATAATGAGATTGTTGCTTATGAAATCAGTCGTAGAAATGACTTAAAGCTTGTTTTAGATACCCTTAAAAAGGCAAAGAAAAAACGACATGTGAAGGGAATCCTCTTGCATAGTGATCCAGGATTCCAGTACACATCTCGTCAATATAACCAATTACTTAAAAAAATATCAGATGAAGGCAAGTATGTCTCAAAGGGGCAACTGTTGGGATAA
- a CDS encoding MerR family transcriptional regulator has protein sequence MGNDLIFSIGKFSKKTGVSIRTLHYYDEIGLLKAQKDLSSGHRLYGENHIVKLQKILALKFLGYNLEEIRLMLTNTSLNLNLQDTLIQQQKAFEKKKEHLDKVLKAINQTISLLDSQKDVPSEILISLINNIQNEKNQRTWLEHFTSKEIADKVYNKTDEENLSLDKEFIDLSRDVKRLVGKPVHDSEVQELANKHLQASLKYVGQEAMHAFGKLEDEEIGDFQCMMASPYTKEEERWLDQVIEYYMVQNGMYNPNQHNDK, from the coding sequence TTGGGTAATGATTTAATTTTCTCAATTGGTAAATTTTCTAAGAAAACTGGTGTTTCAATAAGGACATTGCATTATTACGACGAAATAGGGCTTCTCAAAGCTCAAAAAGACCTCAGTTCTGGCCATCGACTATATGGAGAGAACCATATAGTAAAACTTCAAAAAATCTTGGCCCTAAAATTCTTAGGTTATAACCTAGAAGAAATAAGATTAATGCTAACTAATACAAGTCTCAACTTAAACTTACAGGACACTTTAATTCAACAACAAAAAGCATTTGAAAAGAAAAAAGAGCATTTAGATAAAGTTCTGAAGGCAATTAATCAGACGATTTCTTTGTTAGATAGTCAAAAGGATGTTCCAAGTGAAATATTAATTAGTTTGATTAATAACATTCAAAATGAAAAAAATCAACGTACATGGCTTGAACATTTCACTTCTAAAGAAATTGCAGATAAGGTTTACAATAAAACTGATGAGGAAAATTTGTCCTTAGATAAAGAGTTTATTGATTTATCAAGAGATGTAAAGAGATTAGTTGGAAAACCAGTTCATGATTCAGAAGTACAAGAGTTAGCAAATAAACATTTGCAGGCATCTCTTAAATATGTTGGTCAGGAGGCTATGCATGCTTTTGGAAAATTAGAGGACGAGGAAATAGGAGATTTTCAATGTATGATGGCCTCTCCTTACACAAAGGAAGAAGAAAGATGGTTAGACCAAGTGATAGAATATTATATGGTTCAAAACGGAATGTATAATCCCAATCAACATAATGATAAATAA